One Euphorbia lathyris chromosome 1, ddEupLath1.1, whole genome shotgun sequence DNA segment encodes these proteins:
- the LOC136218532 gene encoding uncharacterized protein, with the protein MRKLCPNIDKEDGLETVLEVPIPEEMFTSMGSNVTLRWHNMLTWMKAQTSDKWSQPVIAGRINELRFLLYLVGSPLIPLQVQVGHSVYKPVKDCSIQASTAKYIVQQYIAATGGQPALNAVHSMCVTGEVKISASEFHQGDQTINVKRTEEAGGFVLWQKDPDLWILELVVSGCKVICGSNGKISWRHSSNQPSPVSKGPPRPLRRFLQGLDPRSTANLFLDATCIGEKIINEEDCFILKLETSSAIREAQSGANYEIIHHTIWGYFSQRSGLLIQFEDSRLLRTRSKDDDDIFWETSTESVMEDYRYVDGINIAHSGKTRVTVYRYGEQSANHKRKMEEKWKIEDVDFNVQGLTDDHFLPPSDIIS; encoded by the exons ATGAGGAAACTTTGTCCAAATATCGATAAAGAAGATGGACTTGAGACAGTTCTTGAGGTTCCAATACCAGAAGAAATGTTTACAAGTATGGGTAGCAATGTTACTTTACGTTGGCATAATATGCTTACTTGGATGAAAGCTCAAACTTCTGATAAATGGTCTCAACCTGTTATTGCTGGCCGTATTAATGAACTTCGTTTCCTTCTTTATTTGGTCGGATCTCCTCTTATTCCTCTTCAAGTTCAAGTTGGTCATTCTGTTTACAAGCCCGTCAAAGATTGTTCCATT CAAGCTTCTACTGCAAAATATATAGTTCAGCAATACATAGCAGCAACAGGAGGACAACCAGCATTAAACGCAGTGCATAGCATGTGTGTAACAGGAGAAGTGAAGATAAGTGCATCAGAATTTCATCAAGGAGATCAAACAATAAATGTAAAAAGAACAGAAGAAGCAGGTGGATTCGTATTATGGCAAAAAGATCCTGATTTATGGATATTAGAGCTTGTTGTTTCAGGTTGCAAAGTCATTTGTGGAAGCAATGGCAAAATTTCTTGGAGGCATTCTTCTAATCAACCATCTCCTGTTTCTAAGGGTCCTCCTAGACCCTTAAGACGTTTTCTCCAG ggTTTGGACCCAAGATCGACAGCAAACTTATTTTTAGATGCAACCTGCATTGGAgagaaaataataaatgaaGAAGATTGCTTTATATTAAAGCTAGAGACATCATCAGCAATAAGAGAAGCACAAAGTGGGGCAAATTATGAGATAATACATCATACAATATGGGGTTATTTTAGTCAAAGATCAGGACTTCTTATTCAGTTTGAAGATTCAAGGTTATTAAGAACAAGAAGtaaagatgatgatgatataTTTTGGGAAACAAGCACTGAATCAGTTATGGAAGATTATAGATATGTTGATGGTATTAATATAGCACATAGTGGTAAAACTCGTGTCACTGTTTATAGATATGGAGAACAGTCTGCTAATCACAAGAGAAAAATGGAAGAGAAATGGAAAATTGAAGATGTTGATTTTAATGTCCAAGGTTTAACTGATGACCATTTTTTACCTCCTTCTGACATCATTTCTTAG